The following are from one region of the Corynebacterium hindlerae genome:
- the deoC gene encoding deoxyribose-phosphate aldolase — MSHDLAPLLEYTLLDPLATTRDVAKLAEDAHALGVPTICVPPHLLHAVAESELTVATVCGFPHGTHHPLIKATEARFAVQNGATHIDLVPNLGAISSGDMNQLLSEIVAVREAITDHVTLKVILETAAFPEEKIVMAAQIAEKAGADYVKTSTGFHPAGGATVEAVRLLAQTVRIPIKASGGIRTVEMSRELIAAGASRLGVSRPRDILA, encoded by the coding sequence ATGAGTCACGATCTGGCCCCTTTGCTTGAGTACACGCTGTTGGATCCGCTTGCGACGACCCGGGACGTCGCAAAGCTGGCGGAAGACGCCCACGCCCTGGGGGTGCCCACCATCTGTGTGCCGCCACACCTGCTGCACGCCGTCGCCGAGTCGGAGCTGACAGTTGCGACGGTGTGCGGTTTCCCGCACGGCACACACCACCCGCTGATCAAAGCGACGGAGGCGCGGTTCGCGGTGCAAAACGGCGCTACCCATATTGATTTGGTGCCGAATCTCGGGGCGATCAGTAGCGGCGATATGAACCAGCTGCTCTCGGAGATCGTGGCGGTGCGTGAGGCGATCACTGATCATGTCACCCTGAAAGTCATCCTCGAGACGGCGGCGTTTCCGGAAGAGAAGATCGTTATGGCAGCGCAGATCGCGGAAAAGGCAGGCGCTGACTACGTAAAAACCTCCACCGGTTTCCACCCCGCGGGCGGGGCAACGGTGGAGGCAGTGCGTCTGCTCGCTCAAACGGTACGCATCCCGATTAAAGCGTCGGGAGGGATTCGCACCGTGGAGATGTCACGGGAATTGATCGCGGCAGGCGCGAGCAGGCTGGGAGTATCCCGCCCGCGAGACATCCTGGCCTAG
- the purU gene encoding formyltetrahydrofolate deformylase, with product MTPVALPDTDEHQYILTLSCQDTTGIVARISAFIQELGGWIVEADYFTDAHSGWFFTRQAVRASSISISFEELQERFAAIADSIGEHVEWRLYDNAHRKKAVILVSKEGHCLHDLLGRVAQNDYPMEVAAVIGNHENLRPIAEAHGIDFHYIPFPKDAVGKRKAFDKVAAIVNAHEPDAIVLARFMQILPADLCEMWAGRAINIHHSFLPSFMGARPYHQAYQRGVKLIGATCHYATSDLDDGPIIEQDVIRISHKDTPADMQRIGRDAEQQVLARGLRFHLEDRVLVHGNHTVILV from the coding sequence ATGACTCCTGTAGCTCTCCCTGACACTGACGAACACCAGTACATCCTGACCTTAAGCTGCCAAGACACCACCGGCATCGTCGCCCGTATTTCCGCATTCATCCAGGAACTCGGTGGCTGGATCGTGGAGGCAGACTACTTCACGGACGCACATTCCGGCTGGTTCTTCACCCGTCAGGCAGTGCGCGCGTCCTCGATCAGCATCAGCTTCGAGGAGCTCCAGGAACGTTTCGCCGCGATCGCCGATTCCATCGGTGAGCATGTCGAATGGCGCCTCTACGATAACGCCCACCGCAAGAAGGCCGTCATTCTGGTGTCTAAGGAGGGTCACTGCCTGCACGATCTCCTCGGCCGCGTCGCGCAAAACGACTACCCGATGGAAGTTGCCGCCGTCATTGGTAACCATGAGAATCTCCGGCCGATTGCCGAAGCTCACGGTATCGATTTCCACTACATTCCGTTTCCGAAGGACGCCGTCGGCAAGCGGAAGGCCTTCGACAAGGTTGCTGCCATCGTCAATGCTCATGAACCGGACGCGATCGTGCTCGCCCGGTTCATGCAGATCCTGCCCGCCGACCTGTGCGAAATGTGGGCTGGCCGCGCCATCAACATCCACCACAGCTTCCTGCCATCATTCATGGGCGCTCGCCCCTACCACCAGGCGTACCAACGTGGCGTGAAACTCATCGGTGCTACCTGCCACTACGCCACCTCCGACCTGGACGATGGCCCCATCATCGAACAGGACGTCATCCGCATCTCCCACAAGGACACCCCTGCGGACATGCAGCGCATTGGTCGTGACGCGGAACAGCAGGTACTCGCCCGCGGCCTCCGTTTCCACCTGGAAGACCGCGTGCTGGTCCACGGCAATCACACCGTGATCCTGGTGTAA
- a CDS encoding DUF2516 family protein, producing MPITPDFIYAWVNQLLYWLMAGVALYGAVLVAATREDAFSAADRQGKWVWCAILVGSAFAIATKMMFLSWIGLVAVGVFFFDVRPQLKDILSGRW from the coding sequence ATGCCAATAACCCCAGATTTCATCTACGCGTGGGTAAATCAACTGCTGTACTGGTTGATGGCTGGCGTGGCCCTGTACGGGGCCGTCCTTGTTGCCGCTACCCGTGAGGATGCGTTTTCCGCGGCGGATCGCCAGGGCAAGTGGGTGTGGTGCGCGATCTTGGTCGGTTCGGCATTCGCGATCGCGACCAAGATGATGTTCCTGAGCTGGATCGGATTGGTTGCCGTGGGCGTGTTCTTCTTTGACGTCCGCCCACAGCTCAAAGACATTTTGAGTGGCCGCTGGTAG
- a CDS encoding DUF445 domain-containing protein, giving the protein MPTPADEAERRVALKRHKFLATALLGVAAVIFLSCRYAEARLGITGAWIGYVRAAAEAGMVGGLADWFAVTALFKHPMGLKIPHTAIVKRKKDQVGVAMSDFISSNFLNAELITEKVREFGIPEKLASWLVDPANADKVSAEAGRLTVNVVRAMDPADAEQLIKTVLVDKAAEPRWGPPLGKLLEQLIEDGKTEPLVEETVRWVHRKVTDNQAFIVEMVDERLPRWAPRFVHDLVGDKVYREAVEWTSAVAHNPDHEARQALRDFIDRLAHDLQHDEVMIARVEDWKHDVMGSRPVLNAPQQLWAATSRGIIAAASDPESPLRTKIAESAVVWGNNLRDDSDLRQSLDRRITGATRFLADNYAPAVAEIISETVARWDAEEAADKIELMVGKDLQYIRLNGTIVGALAGLAIYAVSQLLFGSSLLG; this is encoded by the coding sequence ATGCCCACCCCGGCCGATGAAGCAGAGCGCCGCGTCGCCCTGAAACGCCACAAGTTCCTCGCTACAGCATTGCTAGGCGTCGCGGCAGTGATTTTCCTGAGCTGTCGTTACGCTGAGGCACGGCTCGGGATCACCGGCGCATGGATCGGATATGTGCGGGCTGCTGCCGAAGCGGGAATGGTCGGTGGCCTTGCAGACTGGTTTGCTGTCACCGCACTGTTTAAACATCCGATGGGGCTCAAGATTCCGCACACGGCGATCGTGAAGCGGAAAAAGGATCAAGTTGGCGTAGCGATGTCGGACTTCATCAGCTCCAACTTCCTCAACGCTGAGCTCATCACAGAAAAAGTGCGCGAGTTTGGCATCCCGGAAAAGCTCGCGAGCTGGCTCGTGGATCCAGCGAATGCTGACAAGGTTTCTGCTGAAGCCGGTCGTCTCACCGTCAACGTGGTACGTGCGATGGATCCAGCGGACGCGGAACAGCTTATTAAGACGGTGTTGGTGGATAAAGCGGCAGAGCCGCGGTGGGGGCCTCCGCTGGGCAAGTTGCTGGAACAACTCATCGAGGACGGTAAAACTGAACCACTCGTGGAAGAAACCGTGCGTTGGGTGCACCGCAAAGTCACAGACAACCAGGCGTTCATTGTGGAAATGGTGGACGAACGGCTGCCCCGTTGGGCCCCGAGGTTTGTTCATGATCTAGTGGGTGACAAGGTGTACCGGGAGGCAGTGGAGTGGACCTCCGCCGTCGCACACAACCCCGACCATGAGGCGCGCCAGGCCTTGCGGGACTTCATCGATCGCTTGGCTCACGACCTGCAGCACGACGAGGTCATGATCGCTAGGGTCGAGGACTGGAAGCACGACGTGATGGGGTCACGCCCTGTCCTGAACGCGCCACAGCAACTGTGGGCGGCAACCTCTCGGGGCATCATCGCAGCTGCCTCTGACCCGGAGTCGCCCCTGCGCACTAAGATCGCCGAGTCGGCGGTGGTGTGGGGCAACAACCTGCGGGATGACTCGGACCTGAGGCAGTCTTTGGACCGACGCATTACGGGGGCGACGCGCTTCCTGGCGGACAACTACGCTCCAGCGGTAGCCGAGATCATTTCAGAGACCGTGGCCCGCTGGGATGCAGAAGAAGCAGCCGATAAGATTGAGCTGATGGTGGGCAAAGACCTGCAGTACATCAGGCTGAACGGCACCATCGTCGGTGCACTCGCTGGTCTTGCTATTTACGCGGTCTCCCAACTGCTGTTTGGTTCAAGCCTGTTAGGATGA
- a CDS encoding succinate dehydrogenase/fumarate reductase iron-sulfur subunit has protein sequence MKLTLEIWRQAGPNTEGHFETVQVPDAVEQMSILELLDHVNEGMIEAGKEPFAFASDCREGICGTCGLNVNGRPHGADKNKPACQQRLVSYNDGDTLKIEPLRSAAFPVIKDMVVDRSALDRVMQQGGYVSVDAGTAPDADTLHMNHQTAELALDHAACIGCGACVAACPNGAAHLFTGAKLVHLSLMPMGKEERGKRARQMVDQVETTFGPCSLYGECADVCPAGIPLTAVAAINKERARAFFSAKDH, from the coding sequence ATGAAACTGACTCTTGAAATTTGGCGTCAGGCTGGACCAAACACCGAAGGTCACTTCGAGACTGTCCAGGTCCCAGACGCAGTTGAGCAGATGTCCATCCTCGAGCTTCTCGACCACGTCAACGAAGGCATGATCGAGGCCGGCAAGGAGCCATTCGCATTCGCCTCTGACTGCCGCGAGGGCATCTGTGGTACCTGTGGCCTCAACGTCAACGGTCGCCCACACGGTGCAGACAAGAACAAGCCAGCCTGCCAGCAGCGCCTGGTGAGCTACAACGACGGTGACACTCTCAAGATCGAACCACTGCGCAGCGCAGCGTTCCCTGTCATCAAGGACATGGTCGTCGACCGCTCCGCTCTGGACCGCGTCATGCAGCAGGGTGGCTACGTCTCCGTTGACGCTGGTACCGCTCCAGATGCAGACACCCTGCACATGAACCACCAGACCGCTGAGCTGGCTCTGGACCACGCAGCCTGCATCGGCTGTGGCGCATGTGTGGCTGCCTGCCCTAACGGCGCGGCACACCTGTTCACCGGTGCAAAGCTCGTTCACCTCTCCCTCATGCCAATGGGCAAGGAAGAGCGTGGCAAGCGTGCCCGTCAGATGGTTGACCAAGTGGAAACCACCTTCGGTCCATGTTCCCTCTACGGCGAGTGTGCTGACGTCTGCCCAGCTGGTATCCCATTGACCGCAGTTGCTGCGATCAACAAGGAGAGGGCTCGTGCTTTCTTCTCTGCAAAGGACCACTAA
- a CDS encoding fumarate reductase/succinate dehydrogenase flavoprotein subunit, translated as MSTHNETAPKPEFNAPASVVPGVSIGSVLESALPEGVSYKDAWEYQKDHYDLVSPLNRRKFRILVIGTGLSGGGAAAALGELGYDVKVFTYHDAPRRAHSIAAQGGVNSARGKKVDNDGAYRHVKDTVKGGDYRSREADCWRLAVESVRVIDHMNAIGAPFAREYGGTLATRSFGGVQVSRTYYTRGQTGQQLQLSCAAALQRQIHKKSVEIFTHNEMVDLIINEVDGQKVCQGVIMRNLITGELKAHTGHAVVLATGGYGNVYYMSTLAKNSNASAIMRAYERGAYLASPSFIQFHPTGLPVNSEWQSKTILMSESLRNDGRIWSPKKPKDDRPGNDIPEEERDYFLERRYPAFGNLVPRDVASRGISQQINAGLGVGPLHNSVYLDFRDAIQRLGEDVIRERYSNLFEMYEDAIGENPYKVPMRIAPTCHFTMGGLWTDFNEMTSIPGLFAAGECSWTYHGANRLGANSLLSASVDGWFTLPFSVPNYLAKHLNEPRLAEDSPAAVKALQEAQARIDKLMSINGEHGPEFFHRQLGDILYFSCGVARNIEDLKKGIEDIRKLRKEFWSNLRITGSPEEMNQVLEYANRVADYIDLGELMCVDALDRDESCGAHFRDDHLSEEGEAERDDANWCFVSAWEPAGEDKFIRHAEPLYFEAVPLMTRNYK; from the coding sequence ATGAGCACTCATAACGAAACCGCACCGAAGCCAGAGTTCAACGCTCCTGCTTCCGTTGTCCCTGGTGTTTCCATCGGCTCCGTGCTGGAATCCGCTCTTCCTGAGGGTGTTTCCTACAAGGATGCATGGGAATACCAGAAGGATCACTACGATCTCGTTTCCCCGCTGAACCGCCGTAAGTTCCGCATCCTCGTCATCGGTACCGGTCTGTCCGGTGGTGGCGCTGCTGCAGCTCTCGGTGAGCTCGGCTACGACGTTAAGGTCTTCACCTACCACGATGCCCCACGCCGTGCACACTCCATTGCTGCACAGGGTGGCGTCAACTCCGCTCGTGGTAAGAAGGTCGACAACGACGGCGCATACCGCCACGTCAAGGACACCGTCAAGGGCGGCGACTACCGCTCCCGTGAGGCTGACTGCTGGCGTCTGGCCGTAGAATCCGTCCGTGTTATCGACCACATGAACGCCATTGGCGCACCATTCGCTCGCGAATACGGCGGCACCCTTGCCACCCGTTCCTTCGGTGGTGTGCAGGTTTCCCGTACTTACTACACCCGTGGTCAGACAGGCCAGCAGCTGCAGCTGTCTTGTGCAGCAGCGCTGCAGCGCCAGATCCACAAGAAGTCCGTTGAAATCTTCACCCACAACGAAATGGTTGACCTGATCATCAACGAAGTTGATGGCCAGAAGGTCTGCCAGGGCGTGATCATGCGTAACCTGATCACCGGTGAGCTCAAGGCTCACACCGGCCACGCTGTTGTGCTGGCCACCGGTGGCTACGGCAACGTGTACTACATGTCCACGCTGGCGAAGAACTCCAACGCTTCCGCCATCATGCGTGCTTACGAGCGCGGCGCATACCTCGCATCGCCGTCCTTCATTCAGTTCCACCCAACCGGCCTGCCGGTTAACTCTGAATGGCAGTCGAAGACGATTCTGATGTCTGAGTCGTTGCGTAACGACGGCCGTATTTGGTCTCCTAAGAAGCCAAAGGACGATCGTCCAGGCAACGACATCCCTGAGGAAGAGCGCGATTACTTCCTGGAGCGTCGTTACCCAGCGTTCGGTAACCTCGTGCCTCGTGACGTCGCATCCCGTGGTATTTCCCAGCAGATCAACGCAGGCCTGGGCGTCGGCCCGCTGCACAACTCTGTGTACCTCGACTTCCGCGACGCTATCCAGCGCCTCGGTGAGGATGTTATCCGTGAGCGTTACTCCAACCTCTTCGAGATGTACGAAGACGCCATCGGTGAGAACCCATACAAGGTTCCGATGCGTATCGCACCGACCTGCCACTTCACCATGGGTGGTCTGTGGACCGACTTCAACGAGATGACGTCCATCCCAGGTCTGTTCGCTGCCGGCGAGTGCTCCTGGACCTACCACGGCGCAAACCGACTCGGCGCAAACTCCCTGCTGTCCGCATCCGTTGACGGCTGGTTCACCCTGCCATTCTCCGTGCCTAACTACCTGGCTAAGCACCTCAACGAGCCACGCCTCGCCGAGGACAGCCCAGCTGCAGTGAAGGCACTGCAGGAAGCTCAGGCTCGCATCGACAAGCTGATGAGCATCAACGGTGAGCACGGCCCTGAGTTCTTCCACCGTCAGCTCGGCGATATCCTCTACTTCTCCTGTGGTGTTGCCCGCAACATCGAGGACCTGAAGAAGGGCATCGAGGACATCCGCAAGCTGCGCAAGGAATTCTGGTCCAACCTGCGCATCACCGGTAGCCCAGAAGAGATGAACCAGGTTCTGGAGTACGCCAACCGCGTGGCCGACTACATCGACCTCGGCGAACTCATGTGTGTCGACGCGCTCGACCGCGATGAGTCCTGTGGTGCGCACTTCCGTGACGACCACCTTTCCGAAGAAGGCGAAGCAGAACGCGACGACGCCAACTGGTGCTTCGTTTCTGCATGGGAGCCAGCAGGCGAAGACAAGTTCATCCGCCACGCTGAGCCTCTCTACTTCGAAGCCGTCCCGCTGATGACAAGGAATTACAAGTAA
- a CDS encoding succinate dehydrogenase cytochrome b subunit codes for MTVKFDDRDAVAHGKITEKPLRERPSYPTWALKLTMAVTGVIFGLFVLVHMIGNLKIFLPDHGEEKAIDVYAEFLRTVGEPLFPREGILWIFRIVLLVCLVLHVYGAFALVGRAKQSRGKFKRTNLIGGLNSFTARSMIVTGVVLLLFIIFHILDLTLGAAPAASDSFEHGAAYANLIASFSRPGVAIFYIVAMLILFLHLSHGLWTAVSDLGITGKRWRAVLLFVAYLIPAAVLVGNSIIPLAVLFGWIS; via the coding sequence ATGACTGTTAAATTTGATGACCGTGACGCAGTCGCTCACGGCAAGATTACTGAAAAGCCGCTACGTGAGCGGCCATCCTATCCAACTTGGGCGCTCAAGCTGACCATGGCGGTCACGGGCGTGATTTTCGGACTGTTCGTACTGGTCCACATGATCGGTAACCTGAAGATCTTCCTGCCGGATCACGGCGAAGAGAAGGCTATCGACGTCTACGCAGAGTTCCTGCGCACCGTTGGTGAGCCACTATTCCCTCGCGAGGGTATTCTGTGGATCTTCCGCATCGTGCTGCTGGTATGCCTTGTACTTCACGTATACGGCGCATTTGCGCTCGTTGGCCGTGCAAAGCAGTCCCGAGGCAAGTTCAAGCGCACCAACCTCATCGGTGGTCTGAACTCTTTCACCGCGCGCTCCATGATCGTGACCGGCGTGGTGCTGCTGCTGTTCATCATCTTCCACATCCTGGATCTCACCCTTGGTGCAGCCCCAGCTGCATCTGATTCCTTCGAGCACGGCGCTGCTTACGCTAACCTGATCGCGTCCTTTAGCCGCCCAGGTGTAGCGATCTTCTACATCGTCGCCATGCTGATCCTGTTCCTGCACCTGTCTCACGGTCTGTGGACCGCAGTGAGCGACCTCGGCATCACCGGAAAGCGCTGGCGCGCCGTGCTGCTCTTCGTTGCTTACCTGATCCCAGCTGCAGTGCTTGTGGGCAACAGCATCATTCCTCTGGCCGTTCTCTTTGGCTGGATTAGCTAG
- the ramB gene encoding acetate metabolism transcriptional regulator RamB encodes MGKTYVGSRLRQLRRERDLSQASLAATLGLSASYVNQIEHDVRPLTVPVLLRITESFGVDATFFSRDDDSRLLAEVQDVVLDKEICPTSVELQEISEMVYNHPTLARAMVDMHRRYRNVRDKLNLAVDTRHSPTPDAPTSASQALSMPHEEVRDFFYARQNYLDGVDTQAERIANELSIGPNDIRATEDSIAHRLRTVHGVNIHSASEVGGILHRYDPDTRDLTLSTRLDPGQRAFRMASELGHLEAHAVIKSYVDEGHFTSPESYELAMRGVAQYFAAALMLPYRSFHNDSEKSRYDIEYLCQLYGVGYETTCHRLSTLQRPQLRGIPFTFVRVDRAGNMSKRQSATGFHFTHSGGTCPLWNVYETFTNPGTIMRQLAQMPDGRNYMWVSRTVRHHRGRYGEPGKLFAIGLGCEARHADRTIYSEGLDLEDMNAATPIGAGCRVCTRDNCAQRAFPPVHRNIHIDAHESTVAPY; translated from the coding sequence ATGGGAAAGACATATGTGGGCTCACGCCTTCGCCAATTGCGCCGTGAGCGTGACTTAAGCCAGGCTTCGCTAGCCGCGACCCTCGGCCTCTCTGCTAGTTACGTCAACCAGATCGAGCACGACGTGCGCCCACTCACCGTCCCCGTGTTGCTTCGCATCACCGAATCTTTTGGTGTTGACGCAACCTTCTTCTCCCGCGATGATGACTCCCGGTTGCTCGCCGAAGTTCAAGACGTCGTCCTGGATAAGGAGATCTGCCCCACCTCCGTCGAACTGCAAGAGATCTCGGAGATGGTCTACAATCACCCCACCCTTGCCCGCGCCATGGTAGATATGCACCGGCGTTACCGAAACGTCCGAGATAAGTTGAACCTGGCCGTCGATACGCGCCATTCGCCCACGCCCGACGCCCCAACTTCCGCTTCGCAAGCGCTCTCCATGCCACACGAAGAGGTTCGCGACTTTTTCTACGCCCGCCAAAACTACCTCGACGGGGTCGACACCCAGGCTGAACGCATCGCCAACGAACTGAGCATCGGCCCCAACGACATCCGCGCCACCGAAGACTCCATCGCGCACCGCTTGCGCACCGTCCACGGGGTGAACATCCACTCGGCCAGTGAAGTCGGTGGCATCCTGCACCGCTATGACCCCGACACCCGGGACCTCACCCTGTCCACCCGCCTCGACCCCGGCCAGCGCGCCTTCCGTATGGCATCTGAGCTTGGCCACCTCGAAGCACACGCCGTGATCAAGTCCTATGTCGACGAAGGTCACTTCACCTCGCCCGAATCCTACGAACTAGCCATGCGCGGCGTCGCACAATACTTCGCAGCCGCACTCATGCTCCCCTACCGCAGCTTCCACAACGACTCCGAAAAATCACGCTACGACATCGAATACCTCTGCCAGCTTTACGGTGTCGGCTACGAAACCACCTGTCACCGACTCTCCACCCTGCAACGCCCCCAACTCCGCGGCATCCCCTTCACCTTCGTCCGCGTAGACCGCGCCGGCAACATGTCCAAACGCCAATCCGCCACCGGATTCCACTTCACCCACTCCGGCGGCACCTGCCCACTCTGGAATGTCTACGAAACATTCACCAACCCCGGCACCATCATGCGACAACTCGCCCAAATGCCTGATGGCCGCAACTACATGTGGGTATCCCGAACCGTCCGACACCACCGCGGACGCTACGGCGAACCCGGGAAACTCTTCGCCATTGGTCTCGGCTGCGAAGCACGCCACGCCGACCGCACCATCTACTCCGAAGGACTCGACCTAGAAGACATGAACGCAGCAACCCCCATCGGAGCTGGCTGCCGCGTGTGTACCCGAGACAACTGCGCCCAACGCGCCTTCCCGCCGGTGCACCGCAACATTCACATCGACGCACACGAGTCCACGGTGGCACCTTACTAA
- the lpdA gene encoding dihydrolipoyl dehydrogenase codes for MTEHYDVVVLGAGPGGYVSAIRAAQLGLKVAVVEKQYWGGVCLNVGCIPSKALLKNAEVAHIFNHEAKTFGISGDVSFDFGVAHARSRKVSEGIVKGVHYLMKKNKITEIDGWGTFKDAKTIEVDGKTITFDNCIIATGSVVRSLPGVEIGGNIVSFEEQILDSNKPNSMVIVGAGAIGMEFAYVLSNYGVDITIVEFMDRVLPNEDADVSKAITKEYKKLGVKLLTGHKTTAIRDLGEGKGVEVDVESKDGSKSDTIKADRVMVSIGFAPRTEGYGLENTGVKLTERGAIEIDDFMRTNVDGIYAIGDVTAKLQLAHVAEAQGVVAAETIAGAETMELGDYMMMPRATFCNPQVASFGYTEEQAKQKWPDREIKVATFPFSANGKAQGLAETAGFVKLVADGEFGELLGGHMVGAGVSEMLPELTLAQKFDLTAEEIGRNVHTHPTLSEAMKEAAEGIVGHMINL; via the coding sequence GTGACTGAACATTATGACGTAGTAGTTCTCGGCGCTGGCCCAGGTGGCTATGTGTCCGCCATCCGTGCAGCCCAGCTTGGACTGAAGGTTGCAGTAGTAGAAAAGCAGTACTGGGGTGGTGTCTGCCTCAACGTTGGCTGTATCCCATCCAAGGCGCTGCTGAAGAACGCAGAAGTTGCGCACATCTTCAATCACGAAGCGAAGACCTTCGGCATTTCCGGTGACGTCTCCTTCGATTTCGGAGTCGCGCACGCGCGTTCCCGCAAGGTATCTGAGGGCATCGTCAAGGGTGTCCACTACCTGATGAAGAAAAACAAGATCACCGAAATCGACGGCTGGGGCACTTTCAAGGATGCCAAGACCATCGAGGTAGACGGCAAGACCATCACCTTCGATAACTGCATCATCGCTACCGGCTCCGTCGTTCGCTCCCTGCCTGGAGTGGAAATCGGCGGCAACATTGTCTCCTTCGAAGAGCAAATCCTCGATTCCAACAAGCCAAACTCCATGGTCATCGTGGGTGCGGGCGCGATCGGCATGGAATTTGCCTACGTGCTGTCCAACTACGGCGTGGACATCACCATCGTGGAGTTCATGGATCGTGTGCTTCCTAACGAGGACGCCGACGTTTCCAAGGCCATCACCAAGGAATACAAGAAGCTGGGCGTTAAGCTCCTGACGGGCCACAAGACCACCGCCATTCGTGACCTCGGCGAGGGCAAGGGTGTCGAAGTGGATGTCGAATCCAAGGACGGCTCCAAGTCCGACACCATCAAGGCTGACCGCGTTATGGTCTCCATCGGTTTCGCGCCACGCACCGAAGGCTATGGCCTGGAAAACACCGGCGTGAAGCTCACCGAACGTGGCGCCATCGAAATCGACGACTTCATGCGCACCAACGTCGACGGCATCTACGCCATCGGCGATGTCACTGCCAAGCTCCAGCTGGCACACGTTGCGGAAGCACAGGGCGTAGTCGCAGCTGAAACCATCGCAGGCGCAGAAACCATGGAACTCGGCGACTACATGATGATGCCACGCGCCACCTTCTGTAACCCACAGGTCGCATCCTTCGGCTACACCGAAGAGCAAGCGAAGCAGAAGTGGCCAGACCGCGAGATCAAGGTCGCTACCTTCCCATTCTCCGCAAACGGCAAGGCACAGGGCCTCGCCGAGACCGCAGGCTTTGTCAAGCTCGTCGCCGACGGTGAATTCGGAGAACTGCTGGGTGGCCACATGGTCGGTGCTGGCGTTTCCGAAATGCTCCCAGAGCTCACCCTCGCGCAGAAGTTTGACCTGACCGCGGAGGAAATCGGACGCAACGTCCACACCCACCCAACTTTGTCCGAGGCAATGAAGGAAGCCGCCGAAGGCATCGTTGGCCACATGATTAACCTCTAG